A stretch of Dysidea avara chromosome 5, odDysAvar1.4, whole genome shotgun sequence DNA encodes these proteins:
- the LOC136256202 gene encoding uncharacterized protein, whose translation MEKSQSHCYPTATTEQESHIKLLILVDGVQFDTNFDRSNSEFLGNGAFGVVYQIKYGGTPCAAKQQDFRRNPAGSAYTIQDFQRECLLHSKLHHPNIVKMYGVCYHSERPDQPIKVMELVEGGTISSLLTTYHTIPMYVKLSILQDVSRGLHYLHTHNPPIIHCHINTDVIMLTSTLTAKIGSFTFAQEVVPTVEKVSDSKSSNQTPYQSFLSVSHGFPFDVYLFGYVVCQVVTQVRYDNLYQYMADDDTGKLFVTCDFTYLQLYVDYMSRGPLKQLAVSCLDHDPVERPSISCVCERIDIILEGYQTGDDSIKMAYSLAIKQGEAQSRDLQVLLVGVENTGKTCLVASFLGEKFVEGQAATEGTDVDVCKIYCRDWKRISDTEKTDHLLHQFVDHYRGSALNRLLSTESDSSTNSASPTSTTIEWHIPDHASNDFISTSTGSLTFNRQPKPHPHNMHSPSPNSTQYDSDSLNAVVWDFAGQIIFHNTHSIFISEDGVPVITFDASVDLTDQVTPREGSSPLPESCTGISSIHYWLQVVDSVSSVKGREGGLSPLLPTAVLAGTHIDKLHPDIKVARNIAKKKLLPLLEKELSEKSYAQHLAGSGKSLEEALKQFCFFISNKHRDEEVERLKATVIVAATSLKKMQPVFFLKIERTLLAHKEQIISRSMLLDIIAECAFPMAEDSEEFEGILRYFHSKRTILHFGWVKSLRNLVILSPRWLSKLFSYVIAAHSYMSMGCDLDKSQKRLTKYGILHKSLLQHMLDKFHSDYPSEVGVTYRQVVDILLCFHLVARITKEAWFSEEGCPSLPPESGESFIVPCLVPHDVNKVPPNTRRDKIVYFVFHNGFIPNSLLNQLIADCICRNVKRNSQLLWLRQGKVGLQLGSHQKYYISQCEEKHSIQLTITVVGDDVTSVRERRELIDDVTELLDDIMKVFLPAAKRPTPFVPCSYCPKLHIPLNEVRSGNTIFCPVCNDAELAGGYYGELVGSGVYSNTTPLDVVGPSTGPGEIVNCSPTSVECSCSKLELFTDYYGRLSKVLPIKTLSSHFVSERIITFEEEEEVQQITVRSEAASVVLRKIAGGLKAGLTGSFEKLLCIMEQYGDISCMELANEIKLKLLDN comes from the exons ATGGAAAAGAGCCAGTCCCACTGCTATCCAACTGCAACCACTGAACAAGAGTCACACATTAAACTATTGATTCTCGTCGATGGGGTTCAGTTTGACACAAATTTTGACAGGAGCAACTCTGAATTTTTAGGTAACGGAGCTTTTGGTGTTGTCTATCAGATCAAGTATGGTGGTACTCCCTGTGCTGCTAAACAGCAGGATTTTAGAAGGAATCCAGCTGGCAGTGCATACACAATACAGGATTTCCAACGAGAGTGTCTTTTACACAGTAAACTACATCACCCAAATATAGTGAAGATGTATGGAGTGTGTTACCATAGTGAAAGACCTGACCAGCCAATCAAAGTTATGGAATTAGTGGAAGGGGGTACAATCTCCTCACTATTAACTACTTACCATACCATTCCGATGTATGTGAAGTTGTCAATATTACAAGATGTCAGTAGAGGACTTCATTATCTCCACACTCACAATCCACCTATTATACACTGTCACATCAACACTGATGTTATTATGTTGACATCAACTCTGACTGCTAAGATTGGGAGCTTCACGTTTGCTCAAGAGGTAGTCCCAACAGTTGAAAAGGTTTCGGATTCAAAGTCTAGTAACCAAACCCCATATCAGTCATTTCTCTCTGTCTCCCATGGTTTCCCATTTGATGTGTACTTATTTGGGTATGTAGTCTGTCAAGTGGTCACTCAAGTTAGATACGATAACCTATACCAATACATGGCAGATGACGATACTGGCAAATTATTTGTCACGTGTGATTTTACATATCTTCAGCTATATGTGGATTACATGAGTCGAGGACCACTGAAACAACTAGCTGTATCTTGTTTAGATCATGATCCAGTAGAACGGCCATCAATATCATGTGTTTGTGAAAGGATTGACATAATATTAGAGG GTTACCAAACTGGTGATGACAGTATCAAGATGGCCTACTCACTGGCTATCAAACAAGGAGAGGCTCAGTCCAGGGACCTACAGGTGCTACTAGTTGGAGTAGAGAACACTGGGAAGACCTGCCTTGTGGCGTCTTTCCTTGGTGAGAAGTTTGTAGAGGGACAAGCTGCCACTGAAGGAACTGACGTGGATGTGTGCAAGATCTACTGTAGAGACTGGAAACGAATCAGTGACACTGAAAAGACTGACCATCTTCTTCATCAGTTTGTTGACCATTACAGAGGTAGTGCCTTAAACAGGTTGTTATCAACTGAGAGTGACTCATCAACTAATTCAGCCAGTCCAACTTCTACTACTATAGAGTGGCATATCCCTGACCATGCTTCCAATGACTTTATATCTACTTCAACTGGTAGCTTAACTTTCAATAGGCAGCCTAAGCCCCACCCACACAATATGCATTCACCTTCTCCCAATTCAACACAATATGACAGTGATAGTTTGAATGCTGTTGTGTGGGACTTTGCTGGACAGATAATATTTCACAACACTCACTCCATTTTTATTTCAGAGGATGGAGTTCCTGTGATAACATTTGATGCTTCAGTAGACCTAACAGATCAGGTGACTCCTCGTGAAGGCTCCTCTCCACTACCAGAAAGCTGTACCGGTATCTCCAGTATCCATTACTGGCTGCAGGTAGTTGATAGTGTGAGCTCAGTGAAGGGAAGAGAGGGTGGCCTGTCTCCATTACTACCAACTGCTGTACTAGCTGGTACTCACATTGACAAGCTTCATCCTGACATCAAGGTAGCCCGTAATATTGCAAAGAAGAAACTGTTACCACTGCTTGAGAAAGAGCTCAGTGAGAAATCTTATGCACAACACTTAGCTGGTAGTGGGAAAAGTCTTGAGGAAGCCCTCAAGCAATTCTGTTTCTTCATTAGCAACAAACACAGAGATGAAGAAGTAGAGCGTTTAAAGGCTACTGTCATTGTAGCTGCCACTTCACTGAAAAAAATGCAGCCAGTTTTTTTCCTCAAAATCGAAAGAACTCTGTTAGCACACAAAGAGCAGATAATATCACGATCAATGTTGCTTGATATCATTGCTGAGTGTGCATTTCCAATGGCTGAAGATAGTGAGGAATTTGAAGGAATCTTGAGATACTTTCATAGTAAACGTACTATCCTGCATTTTGGTTGGGTGAAATCTTTACGTAATCTTGTGATCTTGTCTCCTCGATGGTTATCCAAGTTGTTTAGCTATGTCATCGCTGCTCACTCCTATATGTCAATGGGGTGTGATCTTGACAAGTCTCAGAAGAGGCTAACCAAATATGGCATTCTTCACAAGAGTCTTCTCCAGCACATGTTGGACAAGTTCCACTCTGACTACCCTAGTGAGGTAGGTGTCACCTACCGACAAGTGGTGGATATTCTACTCTGTTTTCACTTGGTTGCTCGTATCACTAAAGAGGCTTGGTTTAGTGAAGAGGGCTGTCCATCACTACCACCAGAGAGTGGTGAGTCCTTTATTGTTCCTTGTCTGGTTCCTCACGATGTTAACAAAGTTCCTCCTAATACGAGAAGAGATAAAATTGTCTACTTTGTGTTTCACAATGGCTTTATCCCAAACAGTCTCTTAAATCAGTTGATAGCTGACTGCATCTGTAGAAATGTGAAGAGAAATAGTCAACTGTTGTG GTTGAGACAAGGCAAGGTGGGACTACAGTTGGGATCTCATCAGAAGTATTACATCAGTCAATGTGAGGAGAAGCATAGTATTCAGTTAACCATCACTGTAGTTGGAGATGATGTGACTAGTGTCCGAGAGAGGAGGGAACTGATCGATGATGTGACTGAGTTACTGGATGACATCATGAAGGTGTTCTTACCAGCAGCAAAGAGACCAACCCCATTTGTTCCCTGTTCATATTGTCCTAAGCTACATATTCCCCTTAATGAGGTACGTAGTGGTAACACCATCTTCTGTCCTGTGTGTAATGATGCTGAACTGGCTGGTGGATATTATGGTGAACTAGTTGGATCAG GTGTCTACTCCAATACTACTCCATTGGATGTAGTAGGTCCCTCTACTGGTCCAGGAGAAATAGTTAATTGCAGTCCAACATCAG TTGAGTGTAGCTGTAGTAAGTTGGAGTTGTTCACTGACTACTATGGAAGATTATCAAAAGTTCTACCCATTAAGACACTGAGTAGTCATTTTGTGAGTGAACGAATTATCACCTTTGAAGAGGAGGAGGAGGTTCAACAAATTACTGTAAGATCTGAAGCAGCCAGTGTAGTTCTGAGGAAGATTGCTGGTGGCCTTAAAGCTGGCCTTACAGGAAGTTTTGAAAAGTTGTTATGTATCATGGAACAATATGGTGATATATCATGCATGGAACTGGCCAATGAAATAAAGCTAAAATTATTGGATAACTGA